One window of the Archangium primigenium genome contains the following:
- a CDS encoding ATPase, T2SS/T4P/T4SS family — protein sequence MFLVTLEEKGGGTEQIEFEKNEITIGRLDGNDIRLAKGNVSKFHSKIVSKDGKVIVVDMKSTNGTFVNGKKIAGPQVIKPTDQIFIGDYIINVEPLEESAPQHTRTAAPEEEFYDEEPYEEEEPYEEEPPPPAANARMPASLASALAKNKKRQDPRQEAYTRLQKEIHDRLIEYLDLRRMDMDRLGDEELWRRTEKAIRDIIDQMEADGELPPEVDREELLTDVINEALGLGPLEAFLASDEISEIMVNNANQIYIERKGKLILSEKTFSSNQAVLGVIERIVAPIGRRIDESSPLVDARLKDGSRVNAIIPPLALKGPCITIRKFKKDSLKIQDLIKYKTVTAQMAEFLEMCVKARKNIVISGGTGSGKTTTLNIISSFIPEDERIVTVEDAAELQLPQDHWVQLESRPPNLEGKGAITIRDLVKNCLRMRPDRIVVGECRAGETLDMLQAMNTGHDGSLTTLHANTPRDAIARLETMVLMSGMELPVKAIREQIASAVHIIVQQTRFSDGTRKICFITEVAGMEVDIVTLQDIFYFKQEGFTDDGKVRGRYVASGFVPKFYDDLQRKGIPVNMSIFRED from the coding sequence ATGTTTCTGGTCACGCTTGAGGAGAAGGGTGGCGGCACCGAGCAGATCGAGTTCGAGAAGAACGAGATCACCATCGGACGCTTGGACGGCAACGACATTCGCCTGGCCAAGGGGAATGTCTCCAAGTTCCACTCGAAGATCGTCTCCAAGGACGGAAAGGTGATCGTGGTGGACATGAAGTCCACCAACGGCACCTTCGTCAACGGCAAGAAGATCGCCGGGCCGCAGGTCATCAAGCCGACCGATCAGATCTTCATCGGCGACTACATCATCAACGTGGAGCCCCTGGAGGAGTCCGCGCCGCAGCACACGCGCACGGCCGCCCCCGAGGAGGAGTTCTACGACGAGGAGCCCTACGAGGAGGAGGAGCCCTACGAGGAGGAGCCTCCGCCCCCGGCGGCCAACGCGCGCATGCCGGCCTCGCTCGCCTCGGCGCTCGCCAAGAACAAGAAGCGCCAGGATCCGCGCCAGGAGGCGTACACCCGGCTGCAGAAGGAAATCCACGACCGGCTCATCGAGTACCTCGACCTGCGCCGCATGGACATGGACCGGCTGGGCGACGAGGAGCTGTGGCGCCGCACCGAGAAGGCCATCCGCGACATCATCGATCAGATGGAGGCCGACGGCGAGCTGCCGCCCGAGGTGGATCGCGAGGAGCTGCTCACCGACGTCATCAACGAGGCGCTGGGCCTGGGGCCCCTGGAGGCGTTCCTCGCGTCGGATGAGATCAGCGAGATCATGGTGAACAACGCCAACCAGATCTACATCGAGCGCAAGGGCAAGCTCATCCTGAGCGAGAAGACCTTCAGCTCGAACCAGGCGGTGCTCGGCGTCATCGAGCGCATCGTGGCGCCCATCGGCCGGCGCATCGACGAGTCCAGCCCGCTCGTGGACGCGCGCCTCAAGGACGGCAGCCGCGTCAACGCCATCATCCCGCCGCTCGCGCTCAAGGGCCCCTGCATCACCATCCGCAAGTTCAAGAAGGACTCGCTGAAGATCCAGGATCTCATCAAGTACAAGACCGTCACGGCGCAGATGGCCGAGTTCCTGGAGATGTGCGTCAAGGCGCGCAAGAACATCGTCATCTCCGGCGGCACGGGCTCGGGCAAGACGACCACGCTCAACATCATCAGCTCCTTCATCCCCGAGGACGAGCGCATCGTCACGGTGGAGGACGCCGCCGAGCTGCAACTGCCCCAGGATCACTGGGTGCAGCTGGAGAGCCGTCCGCCCAACCTGGAAGGCAAGGGCGCCATCACCATCCGCGACTTGGTGAAGAACTGCCTGCGCATGCGGCCCGACCGCATCGTGGTGGGCGAGTGCCGCGCGGGCGAGACGCTGGACATGCTCCAGGCCATGAACACCGGCCACGACGGCTCGCTCACCACGCTGCACGCCAACACGCCGCGTGACGCCATCGCCCGGCTGGAGACCATGGTGCTCATGAGCGGCATGGAGCTGCCGGTGAAGGCCATCCGCGAGCAGATCGCCAGCGCGGTGCACATCATCGTGCAGCAGACGCGCTTCTCCGACGGCACGCGCAAGATCTGCTTCATCACCGAGGTGGCCGGCATGGAGGTGGACATCGTCACCCTCCAGGACATCTTCTACTTCAAGCAGGAAGGCTTCACGGACGACGGCAAGGTGCGCGGCCGCTACGTGGCCAGCGGCTTCGTGCCAAAGTTCTACGATGACCTGCAGCGCAAGGGCATCCCCGTCAACATGAGCATCTTCCGCGAGGACTGA
- a CDS encoding FHA domain-containing protein, whose protein sequence is MATLIIRHPDGHESEHELAGELKIGRQAGTNDLVLAEGGVSRRHARFFLEGTTVMVEDVGSANGTFVDGQRITGPTPLTARSQVLMGDYALKLKGPASRATGVRKSAKPEEGEPLGLGTGRSTSVRPVSPSKRPGSALAKRPGGAAPPADAAEEGLTLKGLTGPWANKRYPLTSKLVVGRQPPAAVVFDDDSVSRRHAEVEDTPQGPMVRDLGSANGTFLNGEPVGKEPQPLLPGDVITFGMVEVVLEGTSKTMPTLAGGTAALRPGEDMAEGAPGAGSRKRLLIVAAATVGVLLVAGVAKSLSGGGGKAPAANPVPSALSQTQQVQEFLSQCRSFSSTEMGGEPDWAKAEAACSKALDLDPINGEANGLMRRIKTEKEASNFFSLGAKAMARLKEEEALDAFQKIPKESVYFRRAKPKVIEAVQLVMKRSGDDCKRYIADRSYAAAVPKCERYMSFACQKMSREDLEPPLGFTLVIDSRRRLGRTEWRPKDKMYIEFLTARQKVTPNAEPWRCPVSDIFMADDTGPNPKTLVEDTFKQRYPHKFMVEAMLDYWGGRGNEAITLLQRLRNNYELSQYHADADKLLKAVSNVDQLFKVGEGYLQSEDVEKAAESFKEALEVDKALMDSLAESRPSFYRRNIQQDMASKSVIRGKYWSDRGNQRRACMVWKLGFGFYAGNTDLNLDVGRCSTLALQAFKEASTCTEVDNIMDLAVPGDGVAEKIASWKKENGC, encoded by the coding sequence ATGGCAACCCTGATCATCCGTCATCCCGACGGACACGAGAGCGAGCACGAGCTCGCCGGTGAGCTGAAGATCGGCCGCCAGGCGGGAACCAATGATCTGGTTCTCGCCGAGGGAGGGGTGTCGCGCCGCCACGCGCGCTTCTTCCTCGAGGGCACCACCGTGATGGTGGAGGACGTGGGCAGCGCCAACGGCACCTTCGTGGATGGCCAGCGCATCACCGGCCCCACGCCGCTCACGGCCAGGTCCCAGGTGCTCATGGGCGACTACGCCCTGAAGCTCAAGGGCCCCGCGTCGCGCGCCACCGGCGTGCGCAAGAGCGCCAAGCCCGAGGAGGGCGAGCCCCTGGGCCTGGGCACCGGCCGCTCCACGTCCGTGCGGCCCGTCTCGCCGAGCAAGCGGCCCGGCTCGGCCCTGGCCAAACGTCCGGGAGGCGCGGCGCCGCCCGCCGACGCGGCGGAAGAGGGCCTGACCCTCAAGGGCCTCACCGGTCCCTGGGCCAACAAGCGCTATCCGCTCACCAGCAAGCTCGTGGTGGGCCGCCAGCCGCCCGCCGCGGTGGTGTTCGACGACGACTCGGTCAGCCGCCGGCACGCCGAGGTCGAGGACACCCCCCAGGGCCCCATGGTGCGCGACCTGGGCAGCGCCAACGGCACCTTCCTCAATGGCGAGCCCGTGGGCAAGGAGCCCCAGCCCCTGCTGCCCGGGGACGTCATCACCTTCGGCATGGTGGAGGTGGTGCTCGAGGGCACGAGCAAGACCATGCCCACGCTCGCGGGAGGCACCGCCGCGCTCCGGCCCGGCGAGGACATGGCGGAGGGCGCGCCCGGCGCGGGCTCGCGCAAGCGGCTGCTCATCGTGGCCGCCGCCACGGTGGGCGTGTTGCTCGTGGCCGGCGTCGCCAAGAGCCTCTCGGGCGGCGGGGGCAAGGCCCCGGCGGCCAACCCCGTGCCCAGCGCGCTGTCCCAGACGCAGCAGGTGCAGGAGTTCCTCAGCCAGTGCCGCTCCTTCTCCTCCACGGAGATGGGCGGCGAGCCGGACTGGGCCAAGGCGGAGGCGGCCTGCTCCAAGGCGTTGGATCTGGATCCCATCAACGGCGAGGCCAACGGCCTGATGCGCCGCATCAAGACGGAGAAGGAGGCCTCGAACTTCTTCTCCCTGGGCGCCAAGGCCATGGCGCGCCTCAAGGAAGAGGAGGCGCTGGACGCCTTCCAGAAGATTCCCAAGGAGAGCGTCTACTTCCGCCGCGCCAAGCCCAAGGTCATCGAGGCGGTGCAGCTCGTGATGAAGCGCTCCGGGGATGACTGCAAGCGCTACATCGCCGACCGCAGCTACGCCGCGGCGGTGCCCAAGTGCGAGCGCTACATGAGCTTCGCGTGCCAGAAGATGAGCCGCGAGGACCTGGAGCCGCCCCTGGGCTTCACCCTGGTCATCGACTCGCGCCGGCGCCTGGGCCGCACCGAGTGGCGGCCCAAGGACAAGATGTACATCGAGTTCCTCACGGCCCGGCAGAAGGTGACGCCCAACGCCGAGCCCTGGCGCTGCCCCGTGTCCGACATCTTCATGGCGGATGACACCGGGCCCAACCCCAAGACGCTCGTGGAGGACACCTTCAAGCAGCGCTACCCCCACAAGTTCATGGTCGAGGCGATGCTCGACTACTGGGGCGGCCGCGGCAACGAGGCCATCACCCTCTTGCAGCGCCTGCGCAACAACTACGAGCTGTCCCAGTACCACGCGGACGCGGACAAGCTGCTCAAGGCCGTGAGCAACGTGGACCAGCTCTTCAAGGTGGGCGAGGGCTATCTGCAGAGCGAGGACGTGGAGAAGGCCGCCGAGTCCTTCAAGGAGGCGCTCGAGGTGGACAAGGCGCTCATGGACTCGCTGGCCGAGTCGCGCCCGTCCTTCTACCGGCGCAACATCCAGCAGGACATGGCCTCCAAGTCCGTCATCCGGGGCAAGTACTGGTCCGACCGGGGCAACCAGCGCCGCGCCTGCATGGTGTGGAAGCTGGGCTTTGGCTTCTACGCGGGCAACACGGACCTCAACCTGGACGTGGGCCGCTGCTCCACCCTGGCACTCCAGGCCTTCAAGGAGGCCAGCACGTGCACCGAGGTCGACAACATCATGGACCTCGCCGTTCCCGGTGACGGCGTGGCGGAAAAGATCGCCAGCTGGAAGAAGGAAAACGGCTGCTGA
- the polA gene encoding DNA polymerase I — translation MVPSPPPGVSRLVLIDASSFIFRAYHAIPPLTTRQGVPTNATLGFTRQVLKALKELEPSHVALAFDKESRAERQKIDPNYKAHRKAMPEDLGQQFPYIRQVAEGLGLPILEVAGWEADDVIGTLARRATAEGFHVLVVTGDKDFVQIVDDRVHLYDPQNERYTTPAEVKERLGIEPAQMRDYLALIGDAVDNVPKVPGIGPKSAVELLTQFGGVDALLSRLSEVKKPKMRAALEEHRDSLLRARDLVTFRTDLTLDVTLEALQRQPLHEAPLRQLFTELEFTALLRELPTQAPTQLATETPLVTTAEALEALAGRVREAGRVTLIPAYEGLPLNASLVGLGVSLADGASLYVPLRHEGLGVEQVRLADFKRALQGVLEDAAVKKGGHDLKALALLLAREGMALRGGEDDVELLSYLLDASRRDHSLELLARERLHVELPPPPTTGGRKARPLKEYAPGEVAAAFGGRADVARQLAPGLWEELGPLGLDKLAHELELPLVPLLASMESRGVKVDVKTLRRISEQVGADCDAKVKQIHELAGTEFNVGSNPQLAEVLYKKLELPVLKRGKTGPSTDQEVLEKLAEQHALPRAIIEYRSLSKLKSTYLDTLPELVGPDGRLHTTFHQAATATGRLSSSDPNLQNIPIRTELGLEIRRAFIAEEGHQLVSADYSQIELRLLAHIAGDEVLLDAFAQDEDIHSRTAAEIFGVPQAEVTRDQRRVAKMVNFGIAYGLSPYGLSTRLNIPEEDARDIIERYFTRYAGIKRYLDETVKVARERGYVETLFGRRRPMGDLNAKNRQVVQAAERAAINMPIQGTAADLMKKAMLDVEAELRRQGLQTRMLLQVHDELLFEAPDAEVERVKELSRRCMGAVMTLKIPLKVEVGAGKTWADAH, via the coding sequence ATGGTTCCCAGTCCTCCCCCCGGCGTGTCCCGCCTCGTGCTGATCGACGCCTCCAGCTTCATCTTCCGCGCCTATCACGCCATCCCCCCCCTGACGACCCGTCAGGGGGTGCCGACCAACGCCACCCTGGGCTTCACCCGCCAGGTGCTCAAGGCGCTCAAGGAGCTGGAGCCCTCCCACGTGGCGCTCGCCTTCGACAAGGAGAGCCGCGCCGAGCGCCAGAAGATCGATCCCAACTACAAGGCCCATCGCAAGGCGATGCCCGAGGACCTGGGCCAGCAGTTCCCCTACATCCGCCAGGTGGCGGAAGGCCTGGGGCTGCCCATCCTCGAGGTGGCCGGTTGGGAGGCGGACGACGTCATCGGCACGCTCGCCCGGCGCGCCACCGCCGAGGGCTTCCACGTCCTCGTGGTCACCGGCGACAAGGACTTCGTGCAGATCGTCGATGACCGGGTGCACCTGTACGATCCGCAGAACGAGCGCTACACCACGCCCGCCGAGGTGAAGGAGCGGCTGGGCATCGAGCCCGCGCAGATGCGCGACTACCTGGCGCTCATCGGGGACGCCGTGGACAACGTGCCCAAGGTGCCGGGCATCGGGCCCAAGAGCGCCGTGGAGCTGCTCACCCAGTTTGGCGGCGTGGACGCGCTGCTCTCCCGGCTCTCCGAGGTGAAGAAGCCCAAGATGCGCGCCGCGCTCGAGGAGCACCGCGACAGCCTGCTGCGCGCGCGCGACCTGGTGACGTTCCGCACGGATCTCACGCTGGACGTGACGCTCGAGGCCCTCCAGCGCCAGCCCCTGCACGAGGCGCCCCTGCGCCAGCTCTTCACCGAGCTGGAGTTCACCGCGCTGCTCCGGGAGCTGCCCACCCAGGCGCCCACGCAGCTCGCCACGGAGACGCCCCTGGTCACCACCGCGGAGGCCCTCGAGGCGCTGGCCGGGCGGGTGCGCGAGGCCGGCCGGGTGACGCTGATTCCCGCGTACGAGGGGCTGCCCCTGAACGCGTCGCTCGTGGGCCTCGGGGTGTCGCTCGCCGACGGCGCGTCGCTCTATGTCCCCTTGCGCCACGAGGGCCTGGGCGTGGAGCAGGTGCGGCTGGCCGACTTCAAGCGGGCGCTCCAGGGCGTGCTGGAGGACGCGGCCGTCAAGAAGGGCGGGCATGACCTCAAGGCCCTGGCGCTCCTGCTGGCGCGCGAGGGGATGGCCCTGAGGGGCGGGGAGGATGACGTCGAGCTGCTGAGCTACCTGCTGGATGCCTCGCGGCGCGACCACTCCCTGGAGCTGCTCGCCCGGGAGCGGCTGCACGTGGAGCTGCCGCCCCCGCCCACGACGGGGGGCCGCAAGGCGCGTCCCCTCAAGGAGTACGCCCCCGGCGAGGTGGCCGCGGCCTTCGGCGGCCGCGCGGACGTGGCGCGACAGCTCGCCCCCGGGCTCTGGGAGGAGCTCGGCCCCCTCGGGCTCGACAAGCTCGCGCACGAGCTGGAGCTGCCGCTCGTGCCGCTCTTGGCGAGCATGGAGTCGCGGGGCGTGAAGGTGGACGTGAAGACGCTGCGGCGCATCTCCGAGCAGGTGGGCGCCGACTGCGACGCCAAGGTGAAGCAGATCCACGAGCTGGCGGGCACCGAGTTCAACGTGGGCTCCAACCCGCAGCTCGCCGAGGTGCTCTACAAGAAGCTGGAATTGCCCGTGCTCAAGCGCGGCAAGACGGGCCCCTCCACGGACCAGGAGGTGCTGGAGAAGCTCGCCGAGCAGCACGCGCTGCCGCGCGCCATCATCGAGTACCGCTCGCTGTCCAAGCTCAAGAGCACCTACCTGGACACGCTGCCGGAGCTGGTGGGCCCGGACGGGCGCCTGCACACGACGTTTCACCAGGCGGCCACGGCCACGGGCCGGCTGTCCTCGTCGGACCCGAACCTGCAGAACATCCCCATCCGCACCGAGCTGGGCCTGGAGATCCGCCGGGCCTTCATCGCCGAGGAGGGCCACCAGCTCGTCTCCGCGGACTACAGCCAGATCGAGCTGCGGCTGCTCGCGCACATCGCCGGGGACGAGGTGCTGCTGGACGCCTTCGCCCAGGACGAGGACATCCACAGCCGCACCGCGGCGGAGATCTTCGGCGTGCCGCAGGCGGAGGTGACGCGGGATCAACGCCGGGTGGCGAAGATGGTCAACTTCGGCATCGCCTACGGCCTGTCGCCCTACGGCCTGTCCACGCGGCTGAACATCCCCGAGGAGGACGCGCGCGACATCATCGAGCGCTACTTCACGCGCTACGCGGGCATCAAGCGCTACCTGGACGAGACGGTGAAGGTGGCGCGCGAGCGCGGCTACGTGGAGACGCTCTTCGGCCGGCGCCGCCCCATGGGCGATTTGAACGCGAAGAACCGCCAGGTGGTGCAGGCCGCCGAGCGCGCCGCCATCAACATGCCCATCCAGGGCACGGCGGCGGACCTGATGAAGAAGGCCATGCTGGACGTGGAGGCGGAGCTGCGGCGCCAGGGCCTCCAGACGCGCATGCTCCTGCAGGTGCACGACGAATTGCTCTTCGAGGCGCCCGACGCCGAGGTGGAGCGGGTCAAGGAGCTGTCGCGCCGGTGCATGGGCGCGGTGATGACGCTGAAGATTCCCCTCAAGGTCGAGGTGGGCGCCGGAAAGACGTGGGCGGACGCGCACTGA